One Thiocapsa sp. genomic window, AGAGTTGCCAAGGGGCGTTGCGCGGATGGTCGGCGATCCGATTCAGCACGATGAGGCGAATCGCGCGATGGCCCCAGGTCAGATCATAGACGCCGGGCCAAGCGGTGGCGTGGCTGGCCGCGGGGTGGAGTCGGCGCAAGAGCCCCGTGGGTTGGCGGGTGGCGACGGCGTAGAGCCGAAAATCAGCGGCCGGGAGCAATCGCCCGCCGGCCGGGGCGGACACGGGGTCACCGTCCTGGCCAGCAGGCCCGGGGCCGGCGGCTCGGAGACGAGTTTGCGATAGGTGACATAGTGCCCGATCAGCTCATCCACGGCCCAGGCGTCGAGGCTCTCTTGGGCGGACTTGTAGGTCAGGATGTTGTGCGCACCGAGGCCCTCGAGACCGTCCGGCAGATCGGCCAGCGCTGCGGGGTCGCGGAGATCGGCGGCCTGACCGCTCAGGCGCTCGATGATCAGGACGTCGAGGCGCTGGCTTTTCAGCGCCAATTCCAACTCCAGCTCGACCCGCCAAGGGCGCCCGGTGAAGAGGTCGGTCAGGGCAATACCGAAGAGGCGGTGCCAGGGCGTGGGCGGATGGCGCGGCATCGGAATCAGGCGTGACGCGCAGCGGGAGGTGCTTGCATGGTGACCATCTCCTCTTGTTTGCAGACTCAGGAACGGTTCAGAAACAACTTAGCCATTCCGGTTCATGCCCCCCTCTCCCCAACCCCTCTCCCGCGAGGGGAGAGGGGCTAAGATGGATCACTTGTAATTGAACGGTTGCTAAGGACAGGACAGAACGCTGTCGCAAAGCAGCGGTTAGCCGATGTAATCCCAACGCATTGCCGTCCCCATCGCCGGATCGCGGTTGACCCGTCGCCCGAGCAGGGTGTCGTCGTGTTTCGGTGCGAGACCAAACCCCGGGCGGATCACGCGGATGTTCTCGCGCGTCAACCTATCCTCGGCGTTGAGGTCGGCGGCGATGTCGACGGAGCGGCGAAAGCGCATGGACGGCTTTTCGGCCTCGTCCCCTCGTTCCCTCGTTCCCTCGTTCCCAAGCTCCGCTTGGGAATGCGGCCCGCAAAGCTCTGCTTTGCAAACCCCGGCGTCACCTCTGCAGATATCGAGCGGGCACGCGAAGCAGAGCTTCTGGGACCGGGTTCCCAAGCAGAGCTTGGGAACCAGTTCAAGCCATGGCTGTTCCCATCGCCGGATCGCGGTTGACCCGCCGCCCGAGCAGGGTCTCGTCGTGTTTCGGTGCAAGACCAAACCCAGGGCGGATCACGCGGATGTTCTCGCGCGTCAACCTATCCTCGGCGTTGAGGTCGGCGGCGATGTCGACGGAGCGGCGAAAGCGCATGGACGGCTTTTCCCCTCGTCCCCTCGCCCCCTCGTTCCCCTCGTTCCCAAGCTCCGCTTGGGAATGCGGCCCGCAAAGCTCTGCTTTGCAAACCCCGGCGTCACCTCTGCAGATATCGCGCGGGCACGCGAAGCAGAGCTTCCGGGACCGGGTTCCCAAGCAGAGAGATTGTGAAAGAATTCGCCGTAGGCCGGGGTGAGGAACGAACCCCGGCATCTGCGGATTTGCAACCGTTTGAAATGCTCGGGTTCGCAAGCTCACCCCAGCCTACGACATGCTGTCATTCGGCCCAACGCAGGAATACTTGCACAGTCTCAGGGCTTGGGAACCAGTACGACCAGTGCACATCACCGCGTCGGCGCACGGCGGATTCAGTGCCCGGTGCGCTCGAGCCAGGCTTTAATCACGTCGGGATCCAGGCCGCTCAGGATCTCCTCGGGCGGCAGGACGCGCAGGATCTCCTCGGTCGGCAGGCCGCGCAGGCGGTCCTCGGCGTCCATCCGCTCAAGGAGTGCCGCACGTTCCTCGGGGGTGAACTGATCAACGTCTTCGATCAACAGACGTAAGGTGTCGTGTTTGAAATCCTCGAGGGTATAAGCCATGTCGGGTCGCTCCAGGTGGTGCACTTGGGCCAGATGATAGCGCAACAGCAGCGCCGCCGGCTCACACGGCCGGTAATGGTTCAGACCGGAACGCACGCGCTCCAGTTCGCTGGCAAAGAGTTGCCAAGGGGCGTTGCGCGGATGGTCGGCGATCCGATTCAGCACGATGAGGCGAATCGCGCGATGGCCCCAGGTCAAATCATAGACGCCGGGCCAAGCGGTGGCGTGGCTGGCCGCGGGGTGGAGTCGGCGCAAGAGCCCCGCCGGTTGGCGAGTAGCCACGGCGTAGAGCCGAAAATCGTCGGCGGGAAGCAGTCCCCCGCCGGTCGGGGCGGACACGGGGTCACCGTCCTGGCCGGCAGGCCCGGGGGCCGGCGACTCGGAGACGAGTTTGCGATAGGTGACGTAGTGCCCGATTAGCTCATCCACGGCCCAGGCGTCGAGGCTCTCTTGGGCGGACTTGTAGGTCAGGATGTTGTGCGCACCGAGGCCCTCGAGACCGTCCGGCAGATCGGCCAGAGCTGCGGAGTCCCGGAGATCGGCGGCCTGACCGCTCAGGCGCTCGATGATCAGGACGTCGAGGCGCTGGCTTTTCAGCGCCAATTCCAACTCCAGCTCGACGCGCCAAGGGCGCCCGGTGAAGAGGTCGGTCAGGGCAATGCCGAAGAGGCGATGCCACGGCGTGGGCGGATGGCGCGGCATCGGGATCAGACGTGATGCGCAGCGGGGGGTGCTTGCATGGTGCCCATCTCCTCTTGTTTACAGACTCAGGAACGGTTCAGAAACAACTTAGCCATTCCGGTTCATGCCCCCCCTCTCCCCAACCCCTCTCCCGCGAGGGGAGAGGGGCTAAGATGGATCACTTGTAATTGAACGGTTGCTAAGGACAGGACAGAACGCTGTCGCAAAGCAGCGGTTAGCCGATGTAATCCCAACGCATTGCCGTCCCCATCGCCGGATCGCGGTTGACCCGTCGCCCGAGCAGGGTGTCGTCGTGTTTCGGTGCGAGACCAAACCCCGGGCGGATCACGCGGATGTTCTCGCGCGTCAACCTATCCTCGGCGTTGAGGTCGGCGGCGATGTCGACGGAGCGGCGAAAGCGCATGGACGGCTTTTCGGCCTCGTCCCCTCGTTCCCTCGTTCCCCTCGTTCCCAAGCTCCGCTTGGGAATGCGGCCCGCAAAGCTCTGCTTTGCAAACCCCGGCGTCACCTCTGCAGATATCGAGCGGGCACGCGAAGCAGAGCTTCTGGGACCGGGTTCCCAAGCAGAGCTTGGGAACCAGTTCAAGCCATGGCTGTTCCCATCGCCGGATCGCGGTTGACCCGCCGCCCGAGCAGGGTCTCGTCGTGTTTCGGTGCAAGACCAAACCCAGGGCGGATCACGCGGATGTTCTCGCGCGTCAACCTATCCTCGGCGTTGAGGTCGGCGGCGATGTCGACGGAGCAGCGAAAGCGCATGGACGGCTTTTTCCCCTCGTCCCCTCGCCCCCTCGTTCCCCTCGTTCCCAAGCTCCGCTTGGGAATGCGGCCCGCAAAGCTCTGCTTTGCAAACCCCGGCGTCACCTCTGCAGATATCGCGCGGGCACGCGAAGCAGAGCTTCCGGGACCGGGTTCCCAAGCAGAGAGATTGTGAAAGAATTCGCCGTAGGCCGGGGTGAGGAACGAACCCCGGCATCTGCGGATTTGCAACCGTTTGAAATGCTCGGGTTCGCAAGCTCACCCCAGCCTACGACATGCTGTCATTCGGCCCAACGCAGGAATACTTGCACAGTCTCAGGGCTTGGGAACCAGTACGACCAGTGCACATCACCGCGTCGGCGCACGGCGGATTCAGTGCCCGGTGCGCTCGAGCCAGGCTTTAATCACGTCGGGATCCAGGCCGCTCAGGATCTCCTCGGGCGGCAGGACGCGCAGGATCTCCTCGGTCGGCAGGCCGCGCAGGCGGTCCTCGGTCGGCAGGCCACGCAGGCGGTCCTCGGTCGGCAGGCCGCGCAGTCGGTCCTCGGCGTCCATCCGCTCAAGGAGTGCCGCACGTTCCTCGGGGGTGAACTGATCAACGTCTTCGATCAACAGACGTAAGGTGTCGTGTTTGAAATCCTCGAGGGTATAAGCCATGTCGGGTCGCTCCAGGTGGTGCACTTGGGCCAGATGATAGCGCAACAGCAGCGCCGCCGGCTCACACGGCCGGTAATGGTTCGAGACCGGAACGCACGCGCTCCAGTTCGCTGGCAAAGAGTTGCCAAGGGGCGTTGCGCGGATGGTCGGCGATCCGATTCAGCACGATGAGGCGAATCGCGCGATGGCCCCAGGTCAGATCATAGACGCCGGGCCAAGCGGTGGCGTGGCTGGCCGTCGGGGTGGAGTCGGCGCAAGAGCCCCGTGGGTTGGCGGGTGGCGACGGCGTAGAGCCGAAAATCAGCGGCCGGGAGCAATCGCCCGCCGGCCGGGGCGGACACGGGGTCACCGTCCTGGCCAGCAGGCCCGGGGCCGGCGGCTCGGAGACGAGTTTGCGATAGGTGACATAGTGCCCGATCAGCTCATCCACGGCCCAGGCGTCGAGGCTCTCTTGGGCGGACTTGTAGGTCAGGATGTTGTGCGCACCGAGGCCCTCGAGACCGTCCGGCAGATCGGCCAGAGCTGCGGAGTCCCGGAGATCGGCGGCCTGACCGCTCAGGCGCTCGATGATCAGGACGTCGAGGCGCTGGCTTTTCAGCGCCAATTCCAACTCCAGCTCGACGCGCCAAGGGCGCCCGGTGAAGAGGTCGGTCAGGGCAATGCCGAAGAGGCGATGCCACGGCGTGGGCGGATGGCGCGGCATCGGAATCAGGCGTGACGCGCAGCGGGAGGTGCTTGCATGGTGACCATCTCCTCTTGTTTGCAGACTCAGGAACGGTTCAGAAACAACTTAGCCATTCCGGTTCATGCCCCCCTCTCCCCAACCCCTCTCCCGCGAGGGGAGAGGGGCTAAGATGGATCACTTGTAATTGAACGGTTGCTAAGGACAGGACAGAACGCTGTCGCGAAGCAGCGGTTAGCCGATGTAATCCCAACGCATTGCCGTCCCCATCGCCGGATCGCGGTTGACCCGTCGCCCGAGCAGGGTGTCGTCGTGTTTCGGTGCGAGACCAAACCCCGGGCGGATCACGCGGATGTTCTCGCGCGTCAACCTATCCTCGGCGTTGAGGTCGGCGGCGATGTCGACGGAGCGGCGAAAGCGCATGGACGGCTTTTCCCCCTCGTCCCCTCGTTCCCTCGTTCCCCTCGTTCCCAAGCTCCGCTTGGGAATGCGGCCCGCAAAGCTCTGCTTTGCAAACCCCGGCGTCACCTCTGCAGATATCGAGCGGGCACGCGAAGCAGAGCTTCCGGGACCGGGTTCCCAAGCAGAGCTTGGGAACCAGTACGCATCAACCAGTGCGCATCAGTGCGACGTGCGCGACAGCGCTGGCGGGCTGTTAGCCCAGATACTCCCAGGCCATCGCCGTTCCCATCGCCAGATCCCGGTTCACCCGCCGGCCGAGCAGGGTTTCGTAGTACTTCGGCTCCAGGCCGAAGCCGGGGCGGATGACGCGCAGGTTTTCGGGCGTGAGCGGCTCGCCGGCCTTGATGTCGGCGGCGATGTAGAGCGAACGCCGGAAGCGCAGGGATGGCTTCTCGGCCCCGGTAGGACCGTATTGGACGACACCCAGCGCCTGCCAGGCGCGCTCGGTCTCGGTGACGAGGGCGGCCATCTCGTGGGGTTCCATGGAGAAGGTGCTGTCCACGCCGCCGTCGGCACGGCTGAGGGTAAAGTGCTTTTCGATGACCGTCGCGCCGAAGGCCACGGCGGCGATGCCGACACCGATGCCGTGGGTGTGGTCCGAGAGGCCGACCTCGCAGCCGAAGAGCTCGCGCAGGTGGGGGATGGTTCTCAGGTTGCTGTTCTGCGGGCTGGCCGGGTAGGTGCTGGTGCATTTGAGCAGCACGATGTCGTTGCAGCCGCCGTCGCGCAGGGTTCGCACGGTTTCGTCGAGCTCGGCGAGGGTGGCCATGCCGGTGGAGACGATCACGGGCTTGCGCCTCGATCACGTCGATGCAGGAGCGGCAGTGGCCTCCGCCGCCGACCAGGAGCAATGGGATCATCGCT contains:
- a CDS encoding SAF domain-containing protein yields the protein MRFRRSVDIAADLNAEDRLTRENIRVIRPGFGLAPKHDDTLLGRRVNRDPAMGTAMRWDYIG
- a CDS encoding SAF domain-containing protein; this encodes MRFRRSVDIAADLNAEDRLTRENIRVIRPGFGLAPKHDETLLGRRVNRDPAMGTAMA
- a CDS encoding N-acetylneuraminate synthase family protein, with translation MIVSTGMATLAELDETVRTLRDGGCNDIVLLKCTSTYPASPQNSNLRTIPHLRELFGCEVGLSDHTHGIGVGIAAVAFGATVIEKHFTLSRADGGVDSTFSMEPHEMAALVTETERAWQALGVVQYGPTGAEKPSLRFRRSLYIAADIKAGEPLTPENLRVIRPGFGLEPKYYETLLGRRVNRDLAMGTAMAWEYLG